The Lachnospiraceae bacterium KM106-2 nucleotide sequence TTACAGGGTAGTGCTATAATAAGAATAGAAATTAGTTGCAACTAACTATCAATGAAAAACAGCATAGAGAGGATGGGTATTATGGGTAGATATTATCATCTATCAAGACAAGTAACAAATTTAGAATCAGCAATGATCCTAAGGGATATGAAACAGCTCAAAAATGTAAAAAATGTTGAGATAACGGATGACCATGCATACTTAAAAGTAATTACCATGGATGATCAATATGCAGAAGTGATGACAAGCGCAGTAAACATTTGTAGTAAAGTTGCCAGAGGACTAGAATTATCGTTTCGACGTTTTGTTCTGGAATAAAGGAAGAACGATCGAATATACATTTAGATAATGATGAGTGAAATATTTAAGGAGATAAATGGGATATTATATTCAAGTGGAATCTGAGGTGAAACTGTTCGTTGAGGATCTGAATCCGCAAAGCAATGATGTAATTGTATTTTTACACGGATGGCCTGGGAGTCATAAACTATTTGAATATCAATTTAATTGTTTACCTAAGATGGGCTATCGTTGTATTGGAATTGACCAACGAGGTTTTGGTCAATCGGATAAACCAGTAACGGGTTATGATTATGACCGGCTGGCGGATGATGTCTCAGCCGTACTTTGTGCATTAGATTTAGATCATGTTACTTTACTGGGACATTCAACAGGTGGCGCCATTGCAGTTCGCTATATGGCAAGATATCACCAAGAGAGAGTTTCGAGACTGGTATTATGTGCGGCAGCGGCGCCTAGTCTCATTCGGCGCTCTTATTTCCCTTATGGTCAGACAAAGGAAACGGTGGAGAAGATCATTCAGGATACTTATGAGGATCGCCCTAATATGTTACGTGGCTTTGGGAATCTATTTTTCTATCAACATATTACAGAAGCATTTTCTGATTGGTTCTTTCAATTAGGATTACAGGCAGCTGGTTGGGCAACAGCTGAAATCGCAAAGACCTGGCTATTAGAGGAAGAACTATTTGAGGATTTAAAAAGAATTCATGCTCCAACGTTGATTCTTCATGGCATTCATGATCAAGTATGCTATTTCCCATTAGCAAAAGCACAACAGCATGCGATCACCAATTCCATATTGATTCCATTTCGTGATAGCGGTCATGGATTGTTTTATGAGGAAAAGGATAAATTTAATCAAGAATTAATGACTTTTATTTGTGGAAATAATGAGGCAATATAAAAGTTAGAAGTACAGTTTTATTGAGCTGTCTATGTTTCTTAATTACGATAAGAAACATAGACAGCTTATTTTGTTTAACAGAACAACGAGCGAAAAGGGGTTGAGAATGGGAAAGAGCGTATTTATCTGCTATAATAGGAGTAATGAGATGGAAAGGAAGAGATAGAATGGCAATCAAGAAAAATTCCCTCTGTATTGGAGTAGATGGGTGTAAAGGCGGTTGGATCGTTGCGTCTTTACAGAATGGTACTCTTACCATTAATAAACGATCATCCGTGAGCGAGATCATTCAAGGTAATCCGGATTTTGATGAATTTTTCATCGATATGGTGATCGGACTGCCGGGGGATCAACAACAGATCCGTCCAGACCAGGCAGCTAGAAGATTGATTAAAGAGCGTTCTTCGACAATCTTTCCTGTGCCTTGCAGACAAGCGGTTTATGCGAAGACAACAGCAGAAGCTTATGATGAAAATGTTAGAGTGTTAGGAAAGAAATTTACGCCTCTTACCTTAGGAATTATGCCAAAAATGCGAGAACTAGATACTTTCTTGCAAGAGAATCCAGCCTATAGGAATGTGTTAAAGGAGAGTCATCCGGAAGTATGTTTTTCAAGATTAAATGGGAAGACGGTAGTAACGAAAAAATCAGAGTTAGAGGGAATAAAAGAGCGGATCAGTATACTAAAAAGATATATTAACATGCCAACGCTTAGTAAGATTCAGGCTCTTGCAAAAGAGTATCGATGTCATGTAGACGATATCATAGATGCAATCTGTCTTGCTGTTGCTGCGTATCAAGTTCATGAGGGACATGGTGAAGTCATACCAAAGGAACCGATGGAGGATGATACGGGGTTACTTATGAGAATGGTGATCCCGAAATGAGACAAAAGGAAAAACAAGTAAATAATTCTTGATACTAGAGACGAAAAGTAAGATAATTAAGTTGTAGTGGCATTACAAGTGGTTATCGTGATAGGGGGAATATGTATGTCGAATTTAGACCGTGAGAAAATCGCAGAAGAGACTTTGCAGATCATAAAGAATGGTTTTTATGTGAAGAACGACGTAAAGATTCAGTTACCACATGCAGATTATAAAAAAGTACAGCTATTCAACCCACAAACCGTGGATGCTATTGTGAACGATGAAGATGAAATGTTAGAGCGGTGTTTGAATGCAAGTAAGGAATGTGCGATCCATGTAGAGAATATGGATTCTTACGAGGCTGTTCACCGCTTTGATATGGATCACGCTCTTGTTATGAATTTTGCCAATGCAGTTACGCCAGGAGGAGGTTTCTTACATGGAGCCAATGCTCAGGAGGAATCCTTATGTCGTAACTCAACATTATATAAGTCCATTGGTTCGGTTCAAGCAAAGGAGATGTACGATTATAACCGCGAAATACAATCGCCGATCGATTCTGATTATATGATCCTATCGCCGGAAGTCTGTGTATTTCGTGATTCTAGAGCTCAGTTATTAGATCATCCATATATGACAGCAGTCCTAACGATCCCGGCACCCAATTTGAATGGCCGTGCAAAAGGACTGGATCGAGATGAGATCAGAGATGTCATGTTACATAAAATCAAAACATTTTTATATGTCGCAGCAAGATATGGATATCGTAAATTAGTGCTTGGTGCTTGGGGATGCGGAGCATTTGGGCATGATGCCAGAACAGTGGCCGGTTACTTTTCGACGCTTTTGATCAAGGAGAAATATTGGCAGTTTTTTGATGAGATTGTATTTGCTGTATATGATCACTCGGACGAGCAGTATAATTATCAATCGTTTGCAGAAGTATTTCAGGATTACAAATATTTAGGAGATACCAGGGAAGTTGTAGCAAAAGCGGATGATAATTTTATCTTATTTTCAGATCTTATGCCATGTGTATCGGGAGGATTTGATCATGTGAATCGGGATTATGATATTGGATATACGCAAGGTATCTTTTTAGATGGAAAAGGAT carries:
- a CDS encoding non-heme chloroperoxidase, whose translation is MGYYIQVESEVKLFVEDLNPQSNDVIVFLHGWPGSHKLFEYQFNCLPKMGYRCIGIDQRGFGQSDKPVTGYDYDRLADDVSAVLCALDLDHVTLLGHSTGGAIAVRYMARYHQERVSRLVLCAAAAPSLIRRSYFPYGQTKETVEKIIQDTYEDRPNMLRGFGNLFFYQHITEAFSDWFFQLGLQAAGWATAEIAKTWLLEEELFEDLKRIHAPTLILHGIHDQVCYFPLAKAQQHAITNSILIPFRDSGHGLFYEEKDKFNQELMTFICGNNEAI
- a CDS encoding conserved protein, encoding MAIKKNSLCIGVDGCKGGWIVASLQNGTLTINKRSSVSEIIQGNPDFDEFFIDMVIGLPGDQQQIRPDQAARRLIKERSSTIFPVPCRQAVYAKTTAEAYDENVRVLGKKFTPLTLGIMPKMRELDTFLQENPAYRNVLKESHPEVCFSRLNGKTVVTKKSELEGIKERISILKRYINMPTLSKIQALAKEYRCHVDDIIDAICLAVAAYQVHEGHGEVIPKEPMEDDTGLLMRMVIPK